A portion of the Cucurbita pepo subsp. pepo cultivar mu-cu-16 unplaced genomic scaffold, ASM280686v2 Cp4.1_scaffold000209, whole genome shotgun sequence genome contains these proteins:
- the LOC111784474 gene encoding heavy metal-associated isoprenylated plant protein 20-like isoform X2: MGLVDFLSDYVSYRFGSRKKKRRKPNQTVEIMVKMDCDGCERRIKNAVSSIKGVKSVEVNRKQSKVTVIGYAEPSKVLKRVQSTGKKAEFWPYVPYNLVAYPYVAQAYDKKAPAGYVKNATQVLSVAEAPDERLIMMFSDENPHACSIM, from the exons ATGGGTTTAGTTGATTTTCTTTCGGATTATGTTTCATACCGTTTTGGTtcgagaaaaaagaagagacgaAAGCCAAACCAG ACAGTAGAAATCATGGTGAAGATGGACTGTGATGGGTGTGAAAGGAGAATTAAGAATGCTGTTTCCTCCATCAAAG GAGTGAAGTCAGTGGAGGTGAACAGGAAGCAAAGCAAAGTAACAGTGATTGGATATGCTGAGCCAAGCAAGGTCCTAAAAAGGGTTCAAAGCACAGGAAAGAAGGCTGAGTTTTGGCCTTATGTCCCCTACAACTTGGTGGCTTATCCTTATGTTGCTCAGGCTTACGACAAGAAGGCGCCTGCCGGGTACGTAAAGAACGCCACTCAAGTGCTCTCGGTTGCGGAGGCGCCCGACGAGAGGTTGATAATGATGTTCAGCGATGAAAATCCTCATGCTTGTTCTATTATGTAA
- the LOC111784472 gene encoding heavy metal-associated isoprenylated plant protein 37 translates to MTKEDDFKLLKFQTCDLRVNIYCDGCKQKVKKLLHRIEGVFQVAIGAEDQKVTVLGSVDSATLINKLVRAGKHAELWSQKSDTSSKPKSNDHKSSNKGPKLAPLYCHDDDIDGCFGGEEGAFQFRAANLDLHRQRATPRKPIGPGQAVARKNIPSRMDQKTLEPLNMNIPQPFGMGRGSINPGEPKRANNNDLNSMMNMAGFNGGNHLNFATPSSIGVNSTNTSQGGYFSYQPSSTSGFPMATGQYHNHHHHQQQQQPLMNMNMNNMVNRQAMNQQPQMMYNRAQLVPPNTGYYYNYNSSPVYPSYPCAEDGHYYHGQSSNSAADMFCDESTSSSCSIM, encoded by the exons ATGACCAAAGAGGATGATTTTAAGCTACTAAAGTTTCAG aCTTGTGATCTCAGAGTCAACATTTACTGTGATGGGTGTAAGCAGAAAGTGAAGAAACTTCTTCACAGGATAGaag GGGTTTTTCAGGTTGCTATAGGAGCAGAGGATCAGAAGGTTACAGTTTTAGGAAGTGTAGATTCTGCCACTTTGATCAATAAGCTGGTCCGAGCTGGAAAACATGCTGAGCTTTGGTCGCAGAAATCCGACACCAGCTCGAAACCAAAGAGCAACGACCATAAATCTTCTAACAAGGGACCGAAACTGGCTCCACTTTACTGCCACGATGATGACATTGATGGTTGTTTTGGTGGTGAGGAAGGAGCGTTTCAGTTCAGGGCAGCTAATCTTGATCTCCACAGGCAGCGAGCGACTCCCAGGAAGCCAATAGGCCCAGGTCAGGCAGTTGCCAGAAAGAACATCCCCTCTAGGATGGACCAGAAAACCTTGGAACCTCTGAACATGAACATTCCTCAACCGTTTGGCATGGGCAGAGGAAGTATCAATCCCGGGGAGCCGAAAAGAGCGAATAACAATGACCTGAATTCAATGATGAACATGGCGGGATTCAACGGCGGCAACCATTTAAATTTTGCCACACCTTCTTCAATTGGTGTTAATTCAACAAACACCTCTCAAGGAGGATACTTCAGCTACCAGCCATCTTCAACCTCTGGATTCCCCATGGCAACTGGTCAGTACcataatcatcatcatcatcagcagcagcagcagccattaatgaacatgaacatgaacaacATGGTAAACAGGCAGGCAATGAACCAGCAGCCTCAAATGATGTACAATAGAGCTCAATTGGTTCCACCAAATACAGGATATTACTACAATTACAATTCTAGCCCTGTTTATCCAAGTTATCCTTGTGCAGAGGATGGTCATTACTACCATGGACAAAGTAGTAACTCTGCAGCTGACATGTTCTGTGATGAGAGCACAAGCAGCAGTTGCTCAATCATGTAA
- the LOC111784477 gene encoding probable calcium-binding protein CML31, with amino-acid sequence MPQFSRYERVFNSIDSDGDGKVSSQDLLTRFAAVTGEELTEEEAAAVVAAYDSDDDGLLEIAEFERFVEEGDGEGKEIKEAFKMYEMEGLGVITAVSLRRMLIQLGESRSIGDCNRMIAKFDVNGDGVLCFDEFRIMTEHKM; translated from the coding sequence ATGCCCCAATTCTCGCGCTACGAGAGAGTGTTCAACAGTATAGACTCCGACGGCGACGGCAAGGTCTCCTCTCAAGATTTGCTAACCCGGTTCGCGGCGGTGACAGGGGAGGAGCTCACGGAGGAGGAGGCGGCAGCGGTGGTGGCGGCCTACGATTCCGACGACGACGGGTTATTGGAGATTGCGGAGTTCGAGAGGTTCGTGGAGGAGGGggatggagaggggaaggagaTAAAGGAGGCTTTTAAGATGTATGAAATGGAGGGATTGGGTGTGATTACGGCGGTGAGCCTGCGGCGGATGCTGATCCAGCTGGGGGAATCGAGGAGCATCGGGGATTGCAACAGAATGATCGCCAAGTTTGATGTCAATGGCGATGGAGTTCTCTGTTTTGATGAGTTCAGGATTATGACAGAACATAAAATGTAG